The Flavivirga eckloniae genomic interval ATTCTGAATTACGACCTTATCAAATGCCTTTTCGTCGTTATACTCGAAGTCCACATTCATATCCCCCATATTAATATGTATTGGAGTAACTTTTTTAATGTTTGCTATATCTGTTGTGATAACTCCTGAAAGTCCCGAAGACAGGGTAACGGCATCCAATCGGTTAACTTGCTCTACTAACTGTATTTTTAATTGTTTTGCTTTTATTACGTCTTCGTCTATTATAACCGTTACGGTTTGAAATTGCAATGCCGAAATTTCGATAACATCATACATAGCCACCTTAATAGCAAACTCACCTTTTTCGTTAGTAATGGTGCCTTTTTTTGATGTCTTATTAAAAATTGTTACAGCCTCAACATCATTATTAGGAGAAAAAAGAACTCCTTGTACTTCTATTCTATTAGTAGATTGACCACTTATATAAAGTGGTAAAAAAATGAATATGAAAGATACTAATACGCGTTCCAAATTGCTATAATTAAAGTATAAAGAACGTCTTTCTAATCTTAAATAAATTGAAAAACCATTCTAAACTTTTGTTAAAAACTAACTTGGAATTTAAAGCAACTTATTGCTTTGTCTTATCAGAATTTAAAAATTCGGTACTTTTTTGATATAGTAATTCAAGGAAATCCATTTCTTTTCCATAATTAAGCAATGAGAAATCAAAATCCTTACTTTCTACAAATCTTATAAACGCTTCAACCCTATGGCTGGGAATATTAAAATTATTAATAAGAAACTCCGACCCTAAATAGTACTTTATCGCTTCTACAGGAACATCTGGAACGCCAGACTCTTTTTTATTAACCACTCCAGATCTAAATAATGGTAATAATAACTGATCTACTACATTAACAATATTTAAATCATTAATCAATTCTTGTCGTTGAGAATTCATCGTAATGTTTTCTGGTTTAGACAGATAATCTTTATCAAAATCGTAGTCTTCCTTATGTTTTATACCAAAATACAAAGCGTCTAGTTTTGGTCTAAAAACATCGGTGCTTTCTATATCGGTATTTAGGTTTCCAGATAAGCTTTTTTTAGATACAACAATCTCCTCTAACTTATAAATCTCCTCTATTAAAAAAAGCTTTATTGTTTTGGATTTAATCATATCCTTATTAACCCTAAAGTTTATATTTTGATATTGTAATGCACTCACTTCAATTAAATCGTCTAGAGCCACACGTAGCTTAAACTCGCCATTTTCATTAGTTATTACGCCTTTATTTGATGTTGTATTATAAATGGTTATACCGGAAACATCACTACTTTCAACAATTATCTTCCCTTTAAC includes:
- a CDS encoding carboxypeptidase-like regulatory domain-containing protein, with protein sequence MERVLVSFIFIFLPLYISGQSTNRIEVQGVLFSPNNDVEAVTIFNKTSKKGTITNEKGEFAIKVAMYDVIEISALQFQTVTVIIDEDVIKAKQLKIQLVEQVNRLDAVTLSSGLSGVITTDIANIKKVTPIHINMGDMNVDFEYNDEKAFDKVVIQNHLKSVINPEARNYLPDPIKIFKLLFKKDLPVKINLLEGKEKERPNQKYFLDAYDHKYISETFNIPLDQVEVFIVFVEEKGIDSKLFKPENEMQLIEFLIKQRESFLKLQDVKK
- a CDS encoding carboxypeptidase-like regulatory domain-containing protein — encoded protein: MKKAIFLLILLSTIQVISQEANRVRVKGKIIVESSDVSGITIYNTTSNKGVITNENGEFKLRVALDDLIEVSALQYQNINFRVNKDMIKSKTIKLFLIEEIYKLEEIVVSKKSLSGNLNTDIESTDVFRPKLDALYFGIKHKEDYDFDKDYLSKPENITMNSQRQELINDLNIVNVVDQLLLPLFRSGVVNKKESGVPDVPVEAIKYYLGSEFLINNFNIPSHRVEAFIRFVESKDFDFSLLNYGKEMDFLELLYQKSTEFLNSDKTKQ